From one Mytilus trossulus isolate FHL-02 chromosome 10, PNRI_Mtr1.1.1.hap1, whole genome shotgun sequence genomic stretch:
- the LOC134686114 gene encoding uncharacterized protein LOC134686114 translates to MKKSDVIMANSIVYLFCLNICLISSFLISDNQRSIPVQTYDSLVSYLENGAQVRYFFNISSCLQSASPPFKDIPVFGGEIKYFSASKNTVEDAGQLIFSNVDYINQNDLNKEIHTFWIVNDTAKVFWAQPGVYINITDNIAGTYCKWTEGQGSLWVKNQAKQRQLTSFPEIQTMLTSGEEVGWVVNITECQCAAGQGNCYHGILGDTIRGFKMAKDSSIHFSTSMTTIFPVAMNFIQLTTFVRVNVNNTATFTTRHLDPSTFEQDEIDMMSCPIDAGSSVGNGAKFYVN, encoded by the exons ATGAAGAAGTCTGATGTCATAATGGCTAATTCCATAGTTTACCTGTTTTGTCTTAATATTTGTCTTATATCTTCGTTCTTGATTTCAGATAATCAACG aTCAATTCCAGTACAAACCTACGACTCGCTTGTTTCTTACCTAGAAAATGGCGCACAAGTGAGATACTTTTTTAACATATCGAGTTGTCTACAATCCGCTTCACCTCCATTTAAAGACATTCCCGTATTTGGTGGTGAAATCAAATACTTCAGTGCCAGTAAAAATACAGTAGAGGATGCAGGACAGTTGATATTCAGTAACGTAGACTACATCAACCAAAACG atctaaataaagaaatacataCATTTTGGATTGTAAATGATACTGCAAAGGTGTTTTGGGCACAACCTggagtatatataaatattacagaCAACATAGCAGGAACATATTGTAAATGGACAGAAGGACAAGGAAG CCTATGGGTAAAGAATCAAGCAAAACAAAGACAACTGACGTCATTTCCGGAAATCCAGACGATGCTGACTTCTGGTGAGGAAGTCGGATgggttgtaaatataacagaatgTCAATGTGCTGCGGGACAAGGCAACTGCTATCATGGCATATTAGGAGACACGATCAGAG GTTTCAAAATGGCGAAAGATAGTTCTATACATTTCTCTACTTCCATGACAACGATCTTTCCTGTGGCCATGAACTTCATTCAACTAACTACCTTTGTTCGTGTTAATGTCAACAACACTGCAACATTTACAACTAGACATTTAGATCCATCAACATTTGAACaagatgaaattgacatgatgAGTTGTCCAATAGATGCAGGGTCCTCAGTTGGAAACGGAGCTAAATTTTATGTTAACTAG
- the LOC134686112 gene encoding uncharacterized protein LOC134686112 → MLFLELSTLGQEVKVGGDLRFKVSCNDKNSSLDCGFAVNLLEDKDDTENITFQFNPRGPKSKVVMNTRHHGKWGKETVLKDKDVVNDYFQNSFELRIHVKDFKKILVYLNGQLKTEFSCKTDITRVNYVCYSSNLSIE, encoded by the exons ATGCTTTTT CTAGAGCTCTCAACGTTAGGACAGGAAGTGAAAGTTGGCGGCGACCTCCGTTTTAAAGTCTCGTGCAATGACAAAAACTCGTCTTTGGATTG tgGGTTTGCTGTCAATCTTCTAGAGGATAAAGACGATACTGAAAATATTACTTTTCAATTCAACCCAAGAGGACCTAAATCGAAAGTTGTTATGAATACCCGTCACCATGGTAAATGGgggaaagaaacagttttaaagGATAAAGACGTGGTTAACGACTACTTCCAAAATTCTTTTGAACTTAGGATTCACGTGAAAGACTTCAAGAAGATTCTTGTTTATTTGAATGGACAATTGAAGACAGAATTTTCCTGTAAAACTGATATAACTCGAGTAAATTATGTTTGCTACTCATCTAACCTAAGTATCGaataa